The Methanocella arvoryzae MRE50 DNA window ACTTGGCTGCATAGGACATGATGATGGTATCCTTCAGCCCGTAGAAGTCCAGCTCGCTCCTGATGGCGTGGACCATGCCGTCCATCATGCCCGAGGGGGCGACCACGTCTGCGCCGGCCCTGGCGTAGTTGACCGCCGTCCTGGCGATAATGTCCAGCGTGGCGTCGTTGTCGACCGTATTGTTTTTGATCGGCCCGCAGTGGCCGTGCGTGGTGTATTCGCACAGGCACACGTCTGCGATGACTAAAAGGTCTCTGTTCCGGCGCTTGATCGCCTTGATGGCCTGCTCGATCACGTTGCCGGCTGCGTACGCGGCGTCGCCGGTCTGATCCTTGTGCTCCGGTATGCCGAACAGGATGACGGCTGGTATGCCCAGCTTTGCGATCTCGTCCGCTTCCGCTTCGAGGCCGGCGAGAGGCAGCCTCTCTATGCCGGGCATGGAGCCTATCGGCTTGCGTTCCTCAGCGCTCTCGTCCACGAATATGGGGCAGATCAGGTCTTTGACGTCGAGCGAGGTTTCGCTGACCATGTCCCTGATGAGCTTAGTCTGTCTTAGACGCCTTAGTCTTGTTACCGGGTATCCCATTGCTCTCTTCCACCCACAGGTCAAATAGTTCCTCCGCCGTGCGGAGGCAGTCCTCGTCGCACCGCTCGGCAGCCCGCCTGAGCTGCCTGGTCGGGGCGGCCAGTATCTTGTTGGTCAGGGCCATCGAAAAGTCGTGGAGGATGCTGATCTGCTGTTCTGTGAGGCTTCCCGCGGTGCTCAGGCGGGCCACCGCCCTGCGGAGTTCCGTCGCCCTGATGTGATCGGTGCGCTGGTACAGGTCTCCGATGACCCGATCGGCATGCAGGCGCCTGATGTCCCGCTGAAGCAGAACCAGCTCTTCTTCGATAATTGCTTCTACTTTTCTTGCCTCGCCCTGCCTGCGCCTCATGCTGGCCTCGTTGATCTGCCGCAGGCTGTCGATATTGTGCAGCGTCACCCCGGGCACCTCTCCCACGGTTTCCTCGATGTTCCTCGGATTTGTGATGTCGATGAAGATGAGGGGCTTCTCGCCCTTGCACTGCTCCACCATCTTCTTCGTGATGATGAGATGAGGTGCGCCCGTGGCGCAGATCACCACGTCGGCGCTGCCCATGTAGTCGCACAGGCGTTCCAGCCTGATGGCGACGCCCTGTAAGCTTGAGGCCAGCTTTTCAGCCTGCTCGAAGGTGCGGTTGGCGACGTAGATCGCCCGGAGGCTCTTCTCAGCCATCGCGTTCGCCACGAGGGTGCCCATCTCCCCGGCGCCGACCACCAGGATAGTACGGCCCCGGAGGTCGCCCAGCAGCGACTCTGCGAGCTCTACCGCCGCAGACCCGATCGAGACCGAGCCCTTGTTGATCTCTGTTTCAATACGGGCGCGGGCGCCCACGTGAATGGATTTCTGTATGGCGGTCGACAGTACCGGGCCTATAGTCCCGAGCCGCCGGGCCTGCAGCAGCGCAGTTTTCAGCTGTCCCAGGATCTGATCCTCGCCCACGATCATGGACTCCAGGCCGCAGGCCAGCCTCAACAGCCCTTTCAGGCAGTCGTCGCCGGCCCTGACCTCGGCGATTTCGAGAGGCATGCCCTCGGCGCGGGCGAAGCCGACGATATCCTCGACCGACTCGGCCACTGCGTAAATCTCCACGCGGTTGCAGGTCTGCAGCACGACGGCCTCCGATACCCCGGGCAGGGAGAGGAGCCTGAGCATCGCCACATCCGGGTCCCGGAAGCGGGCGCGCTCGATGCCTTCGATGCCCGCATGCCTGTGGTTGACCGAGATGCTGCAAACCTGAGCCATGTGATCACTTTTTAAGTATAATCATATGATATAGTAACACTTTTACTTAATTTTTTAGCACTATAACAGGATAAAACTTGCGGAGTAAAAGATTGCCAGGTGCATACTTTCAGTCAGGGGGCTGTTAAACAATATATGCAACATACTGTAAATTAGTTATACTTACCATCAGAGCGACCATGAAACAATGTAAGTATCAGGTAAATCCCTGGCCCATCCCTTATGAGACATATGCATACGTGAGACTTACAGAAAGAGCCGCTACAACCGTATTCGACAAGCTGGGCCCTGGCTTGAAGGAGAAATCCTACGAGAAGTGCCTCGCGAAAGAACTGGGGAAAAAGGGCCTGAATGTGAGAAGGCAGGTAAACCTGCCGGTCATCTACGACGGCGAAAAGATCGGCGACACGTACCGGGTCGATCTACTGCTGGAGGACGACCTGATCATCGAGGTAAAGGCCGTCGACAGGATTATACCATTACACTACCTGCAGGTTCGGACGTACCTGAGGATCTACAACAAGCGCGTCGGTATGCTGATCAATTTCAACTGCGAGGACATCGCAGACGGCATCAAGAGGGTCGTTATCCATTAGCCTCACGGTCTTCTCTCTTCAATCATCATCAGCGCCAGCGTCAGGGCGTCGTCGTACGACGTCTTCATCGCCTCCCAGACTGCCGGCGTTTTCAGGATGTCCCACAGTAGCCGCTCTCTGTCTTTCTGCTCTGGCACTACCTTCTTCAGGACTTCTCTCACGTCGGCCTGCAGCCTCACCATGTCGGCCATTTCCTCGCCGAGCGCCGCCTCCAGCCGCTGCCGCAGATATTTCGACATGGCGGGGCTCTTACCCCCTGTGGCGATGGCGACGGAAATGTCCCCTTTCGTAATCCTCGAGGGCAGGATCACCCCCGACTCACCGTGCGCCGAATTCACCAGTATCCCGGCACTCTGCGCTTCCCGTACCACCGCACTGTTGAACTCCTCGTCGCCAGTGGCCGCAATGACCAGAAAGGCCCCGGAGATCAGCTCTCCGATCTCCTCCCGGGCAGCGGCTTTCTGAATACGGGTGATGCCGCCCATCGCCTCCAGTGCGGGAGTAAACGCCGGGCTGACCACCGTCACGTCCGCCACGCCCGAAAAGTACCGCGCCTTCCGCTCGCCCACTCCGCCCCCGCCGAATATGACGATGCGCCGGCCTTTAAAGTCGATGTAGAGGGGCAGGTAATCGCTCATACATCTTAGATTGCCGGATGTTGGACAAAAATGTTTGGGCACTGACCACTGTGAGTCTCTGTGCCTCTGTGGTAAACCTTACTCTGTGCGTCTCCGTGGTTCCCCGTGCCCTCTGTGGTGAATTTGTGGTGCATAGGACCTTAGCGCAGCCATTCGACCATTCTCGGCTGGAGCTTGGCGGTGTCCTGGTAGAACCGGGCATAGATGAACGTTATGGCGACGCTTATGGTGAATACGGCCCAGGGGATGGATACGACGAGCGTCATGGCTACGACGCCTATTGCGGCGATGGCTGCGGACGATGCGATGGCCACGAGGAAGCCTTCGGGGTTGTACAGGATGAAGCCGATGACCTTTTTGATGTTGATCGCTTTGCGCACGCTGCCGGTGCTGGCGTACAGCACCCATGAGGCGAAGAATACGAACGCGAGAGTCGCGGCGGTGATGGCCATGGTGGTTACGAGCAGGATGGTGCTGATGAGGAGAAGGAAGGTCATGTCCGTATAGCTGAAGACCAGCACGGGTATGCCGGGTATGAGCACGATGAGGGCGTAAACAGCCGCGTAGGCGAGGAAGACGAGGGTCATGCGTATCCCGTCCACGAACATCTGGCCGATCTCGACCCATTCTGGCAGCACTCCGTTGCCCCTGACGATCTCCCGCATGCACCGGGTCACGAAGCCCAGGAAGAACGGCAGGCCAATCACTAAAAACGACAGCGCCACGACGATGCCCCCGACCAGGAGCGTGGCCAGGTTGGAGAGGGCGTACTTTCCGGCCATCAGGATAGTTTCCAGCAGGTCGTTGTTGGGGGGCATTGTAGTATTACATAGGGTGCGGGCAGTAAAATGGTTTTCGTTGCCAGGCAGACAGCAAAAGCAATATACGATCGCAGCCTACCTGCTGGTCGATGAGCGATAATGCCGCCCCCTGCGAGGACTTTTTGAGAGAGCTGGTGGCCATACCGTCGGTGACCGGCTCCGAGGGGCTGATCAAGGATTACCTGGTCAATAAATTCAACAGCCTGGGCTTCGATACGAGGGTCCAGCACGTCGACGGCGACCGCTACAACGTGATCGGCACCCTGGGCGAAGGGCCGATCAGGCTCATGCTCTGCACTCATGAGGATGTGATCCCCTCGCTGGACGAGTCCAAGTGGACCACTCATCCGTTCCAGCCCTCGGAAAGAGAAGGCCGCATCTACGGCCGGGGGGCGACGGATGCAAAGGGCTCGCTCGCCGCAATGATGGAGGCGATGGCCAGGCTGAAGGGTAAACTGCTCAATGGCTCGGTAGCGATCGCCGCCGTCGTCGAGGAGGAGACCGGCCGCTCGATCGGCGCCCGCAGGCTACTCACCGAGTACCGGCCTGAAATGGCGATCATCGGGGAGCCCACGGGCCTGCGGGCCGCCGTCGCCCACAAGGGCGCGCTCCGCCCGGCGATCACCGTCCACGGCATGGCCGCCCACGCCTCCCATCCCGGCAGGGGAGTCAACGCCATCTCCGCCATGGGCAAGCTGCTGGTCA harbors:
- a CDS encoding precorrin-2 dehydrogenase/sirohydrochlorin ferrochelatase family protein, with amino-acid sequence MSDYLPLYIDFKGRRIVIFGGGGVGERKARYFSGVADVTVVSPAFTPALEAMGGITRIQKAAAREEIGELISGAFLVIAATGDEEFNSAVVREAQSAGILVNSAHGESGVILPSRITKGDISVAIATGGKSPAMSKYLRQRLEAALGEEMADMVRLQADVREVLKKVVPEQKDRERLLWDILKTPAVWEAMKTSYDDALTLALMMIEERRP
- the hemB gene encoding porphobilinogen synthase, encoding MGYPVTRLRRLRQTKLIRDMVSETSLDVKDLICPIFVDESAEERKPIGSMPGIERLPLAGLEAEADEIAKLGIPAVILFGIPEHKDQTGDAAYAAGNVIEQAIKAIKRRNRDLLVIADVCLCEYTTHGHCGPIKNNTVDNDATLDIIARTAVNYARAGADVVAPSGMMDGMVHAIRSELDFYGLKDTIIMSYAAKYASASYGPFREAASSGCQGFDRSTYQMDPANSDEAIREVALDLEEGADIVMVKPALSYLDIIYRVKSEFRVPVAAYNVSGEYAMIKAAAANGWIDGEKVARETLLSMRRAGADMIITYFAKEIAPTLGK
- a CDS encoding M20 family metallopeptidase, with product MSDNAAPCEDFLRELVAIPSVTGSEGLIKDYLVNKFNSLGFDTRVQHVDGDRYNVIGTLGEGPIRLMLCTHEDVIPSLDESKWTTHPFQPSEREGRIYGRGATDAKGSLAAMMEAMARLKGKLLNGSVAIAAVVEEETGRSIGARRLLTEYRPEMAIIGEPTGLRAAVAHKGALRPAITVHGMAAHASHPGRGVNAISAMGKLLVTLNSYAYRVSKNKDPLLGRSSSEATMIRGGERINVIPEQCTVCIDRRLVSNETIDEAYHDLQMVVRRFSRKYRARAEIELLSSYPPSSTPLSEPIVKMASSVLSGMGLNPEPNGFPAGCDMWAFRARDIPTVILGPGSIQQAHVIDEYIEIAELRKAVDVYERLLQKASQ
- the hemA gene encoding glutamyl-tRNA reductase, producing MAQVCSISVNHRHAGIEGIERARFRDPDVAMLRLLSLPGVSEAVVLQTCNRVEIYAVAESVEDIVGFARAEGMPLEIAEVRAGDDCLKGLLRLACGLESMIVGEDQILGQLKTALLQARRLGTIGPVLSTAIQKSIHVGARARIETEINKGSVSIGSAAVELAESLLGDLRGRTILVVGAGEMGTLVANAMAEKSLRAIYVANRTFEQAEKLASSLQGVAIRLERLCDYMGSADVVICATGAPHLIITKKMVEQCKGEKPLIFIDITNPRNIEETVGEVPGVTLHNIDSLRQINEASMRRRQGEARKVEAIIEEELVLLQRDIRRLHADRVIGDLYQRTDHIRATELRRAVARLSTAGSLTEQQISILHDFSMALTNKILAAPTRQLRRAAERCDEDCLRTAEELFDLWVEESNGIPGNKTKASKTD
- a CDS encoding GxxExxY protein; the protein is MRLTERAATTVFDKLGPGLKEKSYEKCLAKELGKKGLNVRRQVNLPVIYDGEKIGDTYRVDLLLEDDLIIEVKAVDRIIPLHYLQVRTYLRIYNKRVGMLINFNCEDIADGIKRVVIH
- a CDS encoding DUF4013 domain-containing protein; the protein is MPPNNDLLETILMAGKYALSNLATLLVGGIVVALSFLVIGLPFFLGFVTRCMREIVRGNGVLPEWVEIGQMFVDGIRMTLVFLAYAAVYALIVLIPGIPVLVFSYTDMTFLLLISTILLVTTMAITAATLAFVFFASWVLYASTGSVRKAINIKKVIGFILYNPEGFLVAIASSAAIAAIGVVAMTLVVSIPWAVFTISVAITFIYARFYQDTAKLQPRMVEWLR